From the genome of Prevotella herbatica, one region includes:
- a CDS encoding TonB-dependent receptor, whose translation MAGTLRNPFANISLLDSSRVHDLDEVVVISQPKEFQRLRQQSLSSSVFSSKEIYSLGVRDIRELSVFVPSFAMPNYGSRITSSMYMRGIGSRVNSPAVGFYLDGMPLISKSAFNFHTYQLDRVDVLRGPQGTLGQNTEGGLVRLYTKNPLNYQGTDVNLGIGSRFYRNVEFANYSKFSDKFGMSLAGFYNGQNGFFRNTYSGEHADKYDEAGGRLRLVAEPTDRISLNFLADYQYVNQNGFPYGMLDAKTGSTAMPNTNRQSGYRRNMLNTAFTVGFKANYFDFTSTTSYQYLRDNMLMDQDYLPQDYMHLEQRQFQNAITQEFALKGNHAVGGFWHWAFGTYFSSQWLKTDSPVYFDDDMNKMLSSSITAYAYNGMLQAMAKRMGEQAAAALIQRMGGCKIDMTMSTVPGLFHTPTTNLAFYHESAFDITKRLTATLGLRYDYSHVAIDYATSASVKLSEDVMGQHVDALVSTYLNNKNHNDFDQLLPKFGLNYRFSDDGSNVYATVSKGYRAGGFNMQMFSDVLQTELSASAQSAHGNMVLQHDAQYYDNISKTISYKPETSWNYEVGTHMNLFNNSIHFDFSAYYMQISNQQLSVMAGNYGFGRMMTNAGKSYSCGIEACLRGNAFNDHLTWGVSYGLTHAAFKDYIDGEGAKAVDYSGNHVPFVPMHTIGGYADYRFDMSCGKLKSITLGANVNAQGKTYWDEANTYSQKLYAVLGAHADADFGKVLISFWGRNLTDTKYNTFAVQTAATGVNYTFAQLGNPFQCGVDVRLHF comes from the coding sequence ATGGCAGGAACATTGCGCAATCCTTTTGCCAATATCAGTCTTCTTGACTCTTCACGTGTCCATGACTTGGATGAGGTTGTTGTTATCAGTCAGCCGAAAGAATTTCAAAGACTTCGTCAGCAATCTTTAAGCAGTAGTGTATTTTCAAGTAAGGAAATATATAGCTTAGGCGTTCGCGATATTCGCGAGTTGTCTGTATTTGTTCCTTCTTTTGCTATGCCAAATTATGGCTCGCGCATCACTTCTTCTATGTATATGCGTGGTATTGGTAGTAGAGTAAATAGTCCGGCAGTTGGATTCTATCTTGACGGGATGCCACTTATAAGCAAGAGTGCATTTAATTTCCATACCTATCAGCTTGATCGTGTAGATGTATTGCGTGGTCCACAGGGAACACTTGGACAGAATACTGAAGGTGGACTTGTTAGACTTTATACGAAGAATCCTCTTAATTATCAGGGTACAGACGTTAACCTTGGTATTGGCTCACGCTTTTATCGCAATGTTGAGTTTGCCAATTATTCAAAGTTCAGCGATAAGTTTGGTATGTCTTTGGCTGGTTTCTATAATGGACAAAATGGATTTTTCCGTAATACTTATTCTGGTGAACATGCAGATAAGTATGATGAAGCAGGTGGTCGTTTAAGATTAGTTGCTGAGCCAACCGACAGAATAAGTCTTAACTTTCTTGCTGATTATCAATATGTAAATCAGAATGGTTTCCCTTATGGAATGCTAGATGCTAAAACTGGTTCTACTGCGATGCCAAATACCAACAGGCAGTCTGGGTATCGTCGTAATATGTTGAATACCGCATTTACTGTTGGTTTCAAAGCTAATTATTTTGATTTTACAAGTACTACAAGTTATCAGTATCTTCGTGATAACATGCTTATGGATCAAGATTACCTTCCTCAAGATTATATGCACTTGGAACAGCGTCAGTTCCAGAATGCTATCACTCAGGAGTTTGCCCTTAAAGGTAACCATGCTGTAGGTGGTTTCTGGCATTGGGCTTTTGGCACATATTTCTCTTCACAGTGGTTGAAGACAGATTCTCCTGTATATTTTGACGATGATATGAATAAGATGTTGTCTAGTAGTATCACTGCTTATGCCTACAATGGCATGCTTCAGGCAATGGCTAAACGTATGGGAGAGCAGGCTGCTGCTGCGCTTATTCAGCGTATGGGTGGATGCAAAATCGATATGACGATGTCTACTGTTCCTGGATTGTTCCACACACCAACGACAAACTTAGCTTTTTATCATGAGTCTGCTTTTGATATAACAAAACGTCTTACTGCCACATTGGGTTTGCGCTATGATTATTCTCATGTTGCTATCGACTATGCTACAAGCGCATCTGTAAAGCTATCAGAGGATGTAATGGGACAGCATGTAGACGCACTTGTTTCTACATATCTTAATAATAAGAATCATAATGATTTCGACCAGTTATTGCCAAAGTTTGGTTTAAACTATCGCTTTAGCGATGATGGCAGCAACGTTTATGCTACTGTTAGCAAGGGATATCGTGCTGGTGGTTTCAATATGCAGATGTTCTCAGACGTGCTTCAGACAGAACTTTCTGCAAGTGCTCAGTCTGCACATGGAAACATGGTATTACAGCATGATGCTCAATATTATGATAATATATCAAAGACAATCTCATATAAGCCTGAGACAAGCTGGAACTATGAGGTTGGAACTCATATGAACTTATTTAATAATTCCATCCACTTTGATTTTTCAGCCTATTACATGCAGATTAGTAATCAACAACTTTCTGTTATGGCTGGAAATTACGGATTTGGTCGTATGATGACTAATGCTGGCAAGAGTTATAGCTGTGGTATTGAGGCTTGTCTTCGTGGTAATGCCTTCAATGATCATTTGACTTGGGGCGTAAGCTATGGTTTGACACATGCTGCTTTCAAGGATTATATTGATGGTGAAGGTGCTAAGGCGGTTGATTATTCTGGTAATCATGTTCCTTTTGTTCCAATGCATACTATTGGTGGGTACGCAGATTATCGTTTTGACATGTCGTGTGGTAAACTTAAAAGTATAACTCTTGGTGCTAATGTTAATGCTCAGGGTAAGACTTATTGGGATGAGGCAAATACTTATTCTCAAAAGTTATATGCTGTGTTAGGTGCTCATGCCGATGCAGACTTTGGAAAGGTGCTCATTAGTTTTTGGGGACGTAATTTGACAGACACAAAATATAATACCTTTGCTGTGCAGACAGCAGCTACAGGAGTAAACTATACTTTCGCCCAATTGGGAAATCCATTCCAATGTGGTGTTGATGTAAGATTGCATTTTTAA
- a CDS encoding DUF1593 domain-containing protein, producing MKKYGIILLLLLSNLCLSAQTRMIVMSDIGGSDPDDTQSLVHLFVSLDQVELEGFISQHAWVPYGQGAIKLINNMINSYEAVLPNLKVHSAAYPSAAYLRSIVKQGQPEAAMHGVGTGKDSEGSEWIIKIIDRDDPRPVWISAWSGLSTLAQALWKVSHTRTKNQVDEFVRKIRVYDVLGQDDAGAWIVKNFPNIIYIRNKKIYGWAPSDKWTNDNVQNVGLLGTLYPNRIWAIEGDSPSFMYCLNNGLNVPEHPEYGGWGGRFATVRIANIPGMDWVKKNGLDETQYAPYYMIPSASEGANAILRWKDDIYNDFAARMQWTVCSNFKDANHHPVVVMGNNKGKEILELKVNAGQIVVLNAAKSYDPDHNKLTYDWTYYKEPSTYNGNIVLNTSMHNVCNVIVPKDAANHTIHIILRVVDNGVPSLTSYKRIILNVLP from the coding sequence ATGAAAAAATATGGAATTATATTATTACTGTTATTAAGTAATCTATGCCTTTCTGCCCAAACGAGAATGATTGTCATGTCAGACATTGGTGGTTCAGACCCTGATGATACACAATCATTAGTGCATTTATTTGTTTCATTAGACCAAGTTGAGTTAGAGGGCTTTATCTCTCAACATGCTTGGGTGCCATACGGTCAGGGAGCAATCAAACTCATCAACAACATGATTAATAGTTACGAAGCTGTTTTGCCTAATTTAAAAGTGCATAGTGCCGCATATCCTTCTGCTGCATATCTTCGGTCTATCGTTAAGCAAGGACAGCCAGAAGCCGCAATGCATGGTGTTGGTACAGGTAAAGATAGTGAAGGCTCAGAATGGATTATTAAAATCATAGATAGAGACGACCCACGACCGGTATGGATATCAGCATGGTCAGGACTTAGTACTCTTGCACAAGCGCTTTGGAAAGTCAGTCATACAAGAACAAAGAATCAGGTTGATGAGTTTGTTCGCAAGATTCGAGTGTATGATGTTTTAGGACAAGACGATGCCGGAGCTTGGATCGTAAAGAATTTCCCTAATATTATTTATATTCGAAACAAGAAAATATATGGTTGGGCACCATCTGACAAGTGGACAAATGATAATGTTCAAAATGTAGGTTTATTAGGCACTCTTTATCCAAATAGAATTTGGGCAATAGAAGGAGACTCTCCGTCATTTATGTATTGTTTAAATAACGGGTTGAATGTTCCTGAACATCCAGAATATGGAGGGTGGGGAGGAAGATTTGCTACAGTACGTATAGCAAACATACCAGGAATGGATTGGGTAAAGAAAAATGGCCTCGATGAAACACAATATGCTCCTTACTACATGATACCTTCTGCTTCCGAAGGCGCAAATGCCATACTAAGATGGAAGGATGACATCTACAATGACTTTGCTGCTAGGATGCAGTGGACTGTATGCTCCAACTTTAAGGATGCTAATCATCATCCTGTTGTAGTAATGGGTAATAATAAAGGGAAAGAAATCCTAGAGTTGAAAGTAAACGCAGGGCAAATAGTTGTGCTAAATGCTGCGAAATCTTATGATCCCGATCATAACAAGTTGACCTATGATTGGACCTATTATAAAGAGCCTTCCACATATAATGGGAACATAGTGTTAAACACTTCCATGCACAATGTGTGTAACGTCATTGTTCCAAAGGATGCTGCTAACCATACCATACATATTATTCTTAGAGTGGTTGACAATGGTGTCCCATCGTTGACATCTTACAAGCGAATCATATTGAACGTTTTACCATAA
- a CDS encoding zinc ribbon domain-containing protein produces MSMLNKKINNNNFWLVSLLVTVLLLFSSCYHHKPVTHGAMVIYSAKQKDSLSFESNHYYTKNYNFIVKSDSLALIRQQPEEVSAYLPTDTIYLHKHDHLVVADIRIIPTDSIDSVWVQVARDQSTFGWQRESILLPKVVPDDPISQFISTFSDAHLLIFLVVLALISFSYMIRTIMRKNAKIVHFRDIDSFYPTLLAIIVACSATFYASIQNFVPDVWRHFYFHPTLNPYSVAPLLSIFLVSVWAILIVAIAAVDDTLHKLPFSEAVLYLGGLAGVCAVNYILFSITTLYYIGYIFLVAYVFFALYRFISTNRTTYICGNCGASMRHKGHCPVCGAENS; encoded by the coding sequence ATGTCTATGCTGAATAAAAAGATTAACAATAATAATTTTTGGTTGGTGAGCTTGCTGGTCACAGTTCTCCTGCTGTTTTCTTCTTGTTATCATCACAAGCCTGTAACTCATGGCGCTATGGTAATATATAGTGCAAAGCAGAAAGATTCTTTGTCTTTTGAAAGTAATCATTACTATACCAAGAATTATAATTTTATTGTTAAATCTGATTCTCTAGCCCTTATTAGGCAGCAGCCAGAGGAAGTTTCAGCATATCTGCCTACAGACACAATATATTTGCACAAGCACGATCATCTAGTTGTTGCTGATATAAGAATTATACCTACAGATTCAATTGATTCTGTATGGGTACAGGTAGCACGTGACCAGTCTACATTCGGTTGGCAACGTGAGTCAATATTATTACCAAAAGTGGTTCCCGACGATCCCATCTCACAATTCATTTCAACATTCTCAGATGCCCACTTGTTGATATTCCTTGTTGTATTGGCATTGATATCATTCAGTTATATGATTCGTACTATTATGCGTAAAAACGCCAAGATAGTACATTTCCGGGATATAGATTCCTTTTATCCAACTCTCTTGGCTATCATCGTTGCATGTTCTGCTACTTTTTATGCCAGTATTCAGAATTTTGTCCCAGATGTCTGGCGTCATTTTTATTTTCACCCTACATTGAATCCATATTCAGTAGCTCCTTTGTTGTCTATATTCTTGGTCTCAGTATGGGCTATTCTTATTGTTGCAATAGCGGCCGTTGACGACACACTTCATAAACTACCATTCTCAGAAGCAGTGCTTTATCTTGGTGGTTTGGCAGGGGTATGTGCTGTAAATTATATATTGTTTAGTATCACAACCTTATATTATATAGGATATATATTCTTAGTAGCTTATGTCTTTTTTGCATTATATAGATTCATTTCTACTAATCGTACAACGTATATATGTGGAAATTGCGGAGCATCTATGCGTCATAAAGGGCATTGTCCTGTTTGTGGTGCCGAAAATTCATAA
- a CDS encoding mannose-1-phosphate guanylyltransferase has product MADNNNHLVIMAGGVGSRFWPMSTQECPKQFIDVLGVGKSLLQLTMDRFKDICAPENVWIVTNKKYLDKCHEQLPEVPLKNILLEPCRRNTAPCIAYVSWKIKSVDPKANIVVSPSDHIVTDTAEFARVVKSCMKFTGETDSIVTLGMKPSRPETGYGYIQADLSVHSSRNKEIFRVDSFREKPDLNTAELYIRKNNYFWNAGIFIWNVSTIVNAFRVYQPSMAKLFESMLSIYGTPQEQEVIDKYYCECDNISVDYAIMEKAEEIFVCPANFGWSDLGTWGSLLMQNRKDLYGNSVIGDNVSLFDTHNTIVHALKEKKVVIQGLDGYIVAEDDGKLLICKLSEEQRIKQFAEDQEK; this is encoded by the coding sequence ATGGCAGATAATAATAACCATTTAGTTATAATGGCTGGTGGAGTTGGGAGTAGATTCTGGCCTATGAGCACTCAGGAATGCCCCAAGCAATTTATTGATGTTCTTGGAGTAGGCAAGTCGTTGCTTCAGCTAACAATGGATCGTTTCAAAGATATTTGTGCTCCAGAAAATGTATGGATTGTTACTAACAAGAAATATTTAGATAAATGCCACGAGCAACTGCCTGAGGTTCCATTAAAAAATATCCTTCTTGAACCATGTCGCAGAAATACTGCCCCATGTATAGCTTATGTTAGTTGGAAGATAAAGTCTGTAGATCCTAAAGCTAATATTGTTGTCAGCCCAAGTGATCATATTGTTACAGATACAGCAGAGTTTGCGCGAGTAGTGAAGTCTTGCATGAAATTTACAGGCGAGACCGATTCTATTGTTACCCTTGGTATGAAACCTAGCAGACCAGAGACAGGGTATGGCTATATACAAGCAGATCTGTCTGTACATTCTTCTCGCAACAAAGAGATTTTTCGCGTTGATTCTTTCCGTGAAAAACCAGATTTGAATACGGCAGAACTGTATATTCGTAAGAATAATTATTTTTGGAATGCTGGTATTTTCATCTGGAATGTCAGCACAATTGTGAATGCTTTCAGAGTTTATCAGCCTTCAATGGCTAAGTTGTTTGAAAGCATGCTTAGCATTTATGGTACTCCACAAGAGCAGGAAGTGATAGATAAGTATTATTGTGAGTGCGATAATATTTCTGTAGACTATGCCATAATGGAAAAAGCTGAAGAAATTTTTGTTTGTCCGGCTAATTTTGGATGGAGTGATCTTGGAACATGGGGAAGTCTGCTTATGCAAAATCGTAAGGACCTTTATGGAAATAGTGTTATTGGTGACAATGTGTCTTTGTTTGATACCCATAATACTATTGTTCATGCGCTGAAAGAGAAAAAAGTGGTCATTCAGGGACTGGATGGATATATTGTGGCAGAAGATGATGGCAAGTTGTTGATTTGCAAACTTAGCGAGGAACAACGTATCAAGCA
- a CDS encoding peptidase U32 family protein codes for MRSLELLAPAKNIECGMAAISHGADAVYIGASRFSARAAAGNSVEDIKTLCDYAHKFGAKVYVTVNTIIYDNEIDDTRKLLLQLNEIGVDALLVQDMGVLKLVEELKEKDGFSIELHASTQTDNRSSDKVEYLRELGFKRAVLARELSAEEIAAIHQNVPNIELEVFVHGALCVSYSGVCYASQYCFNRSANRGECAQFCRMKFDLVDSEDHEIEHQRHLLSLRDMCQIDNLELLAESGACSFKIEGRLKDVDYVKNVVTAYSLQLDKIIKKHPAVYRRASFGHVEYTFEPNLKKTFNRGFTTYFLNGRQPDIASFDTPKAMGEYVGKVKEISSNSFNVAGTAMFANGDGLCFINSEHELEGFRVNKAVGNRLFPFKMPEHLKPGTVLYRNNDVAFNKLLTGDTAERKIAIKMFFEAIDGGFSLKIFNDELNFSATSTIVFEHQIANKPQHDNIVRQLGKLGNTVYHCSDIIIAAGADQYFIPSSLLSDLRRDAIEKLAEIGVVTTNVEHHSLPESSIKENTFPKEYGKHPYLYNISNEFARDFYENKGLIKYQPAYELSPVKQPLIMQCRHCLRYTFGYCVKRGGQKPLWSEPLYLRLYDGRKFRLEFNCVECQMNVYAE; via the coding sequence ATGCGTTCACTTGAATTATTAGCTCCGGCAAAGAATATTGAATGTGGAATGGCTGCAATCAGTCATGGTGCTGATGCTGTGTACATAGGAGCATCACGTTTTAGCGCACGTGCCGCTGCTGGAAATTCTGTTGAAGACATAAAAACGTTGTGCGACTATGCTCATAAGTTTGGTGCAAAAGTGTATGTAACTGTAAATACGATTATATATGATAACGAAATTGATGACACACGCAAGCTTCTTTTACAGTTAAACGAAATCGGAGTTGATGCTTTGCTTGTTCAGGATATGGGTGTTTTGAAACTTGTTGAAGAACTGAAAGAAAAAGATGGCTTTAGCATAGAACTTCATGCTTCTACACAGACAGATAATCGCAGTTCTGATAAAGTTGAATATCTTCGTGAACTAGGTTTCAAGCGTGCAGTACTTGCACGTGAATTGTCTGCTGAAGAAATCGCCGCAATACATCAGAATGTTCCAAACATTGAATTGGAAGTATTTGTTCATGGTGCCCTTTGTGTTAGTTATTCAGGCGTATGTTATGCTTCTCAATATTGTTTTAATCGTAGTGCCAATAGAGGAGAGTGTGCCCAATTCTGTCGCATGAAATTTGATCTTGTAGATTCAGAAGACCATGAGATAGAACATCAGCGTCACTTGTTGTCATTGCGAGATATGTGCCAGATTGATAATTTGGAACTGCTAGCTGAAAGTGGAGCTTGTTCTTTCAAGATAGAAGGTAGACTGAAGGATGTTGATTATGTTAAGAATGTTGTAACAGCTTATAGTTTGCAGCTCGATAAAATCATCAAGAAGCATCCTGCTGTTTATCGTCGTGCCTCTTTCGGACATGTTGAATATACATTTGAGCCTAATCTTAAAAAGACATTCAATAGAGGTTTTACAACCTATTTCCTTAATGGTCGCCAACCTGATATCGCTAGTTTCGATACGCCTAAGGCTATGGGTGAGTACGTTGGTAAGGTGAAAGAAATAAGTTCTAATTCATTTAATGTTGCTGGCACAGCCATGTTTGCAAATGGTGATGGATTGTGCTTTATCAATAGCGAACACGAATTAGAAGGCTTTCGTGTTAATAAAGCTGTTGGCAATAGATTATTCCCATTCAAGATGCCTGAGCATTTAAAACCAGGAACAGTTCTTTATCGTAACAATGATGTAGCTTTTAACAAGCTGTTGACTGGTGATACTGCAGAGAGAAAGATAGCTATTAAAATGTTTTTTGAGGCTATTGATGGAGGCTTTTCTTTAAAGATATTCAATGATGAATTGAACTTCTCAGCAACATCAACGATCGTGTTTGAACATCAGATAGCAAATAAGCCACAACATGATAATATTGTAAGACAACTTGGTAAATTGGGAAATACAGTTTATCATTGTTCTGATATAATCATTGCTGCAGGTGCTGATCAGTATTTCATTCCATCAAGTCTTTTGTCTGATTTGCGTCGTGATGCTATCGAAAAACTTGCAGAAATAGGAGTTGTCACAACAAATGTTGAACATCACTCTTTGCCTGAAAGTTCAATTAAAGAAAATACATTCCCAAAAGAGTATGGCAAACATCCATACCTATATAATATATCAAATGAATTTGCACGTGATTTTTATGAGAATAAGGGATTGATTAAATATCAACCAGCCTACGAGCTTTCACCGGTAAAGCAACCTCTCATCATGCAGTGCAGGCATTGTCTACGTTATACTTTTGGATATTGTGTGAAACGTGGTGGACAAAAGCCTCTATGGAGCGAACCTTTATATCTTCGCCTATATGATGGTAGAAAGTTCAGATTGGAATTTAATTGTGTTGAATGTCAGATGAATGTCTATGCTGAATAA
- a CDS encoding xylulokinase has product MNKRYLLGFDVGSSSVKASLVDVETGEISATAFYPEKEAPIIAVKAGWAEQDPQMWWDNAKLSLKKIMSETNAKGEDILAIGISYQMHGLVCVDKNKEVLRPSIIWCDSRAVPYGERAFKELGAEKCLGHLLNSPGNFTAAKLAWVKDNEPELFAKIDKIMLPGDYIAMKLCGDICTTISGLSEGMMWDFKAKKPAKFLLDYYGFDESMLADIVPTFSVQGEVSLEAAKELGLKEGTPISYRAGDQPNNAVSLNVFNPGEIASTAGTSGVVYGVLGDVNYDPKSRVNTFAHANYTTELDRLGVLLCINGTGILNAWVKRNITPNIGYNEMNDLALTAPIGSDGVKIIPFGNGAERVLENKEIGCSVHGLSFNKHNQSHIVRAAQEGIVFSFCYGMEVMQHMGMNINKIHAGKANMFLSPMFRDTLAGVSGATIELYDTDGSVGAAKGAGMGAGIYKDNVEAFSTLKKLAVIEPDETKRDAYLNAYAEWKEELVASINK; this is encoded by the coding sequence ATGAATAAAAGATATTTATTAGGCTTTGATGTAGGTAGTAGCTCTGTTAAAGCATCTCTTGTAGATGTTGAAACAGGTGAAATATCTGCGACTGCTTTTTACCCAGAAAAAGAAGCACCTATTATCGCTGTAAAAGCTGGATGGGCTGAGCAGGATCCGCAAATGTGGTGGGACAATGCTAAATTATCCCTTAAAAAGATAATGTCAGAGACCAATGCTAAAGGCGAGGATATTCTTGCTATTGGTATTTCTTACCAGATGCATGGTCTTGTATGTGTTGATAAAAACAAAGAAGTGTTGCGCCCAAGTATTATTTGGTGTGACTCTCGTGCTGTTCCTTATGGTGAACGTGCTTTCAAAGAGCTTGGTGCAGAAAAATGTCTTGGTCATTTGCTGAACTCTCCAGGTAATTTTACCGCTGCTAAATTAGCATGGGTTAAAGATAATGAACCTGAATTGTTTGCAAAGATAGACAAGATAATGTTACCTGGTGACTATATAGCCATGAAGTTGTGTGGTGATATTTGTACTACAATAAGTGGCTTGTCAGAAGGAATGATGTGGGACTTCAAAGCTAAGAAGCCTGCTAAGTTCTTACTTGATTACTATGGCTTTGACGAGAGTATGCTTGCTGATATTGTACCAACATTCTCTGTTCAGGGAGAAGTTTCACTTGAAGCTGCTAAGGAACTTGGACTCAAAGAGGGTACACCTATCAGTTATCGTGCTGGTGACCAGCCAAATAATGCTGTCAGCCTAAATGTATTTAATCCAGGTGAAATCGCAAGTACTGCAGGAACTTCTGGTGTCGTATATGGTGTGCTAGGTGATGTAAACTATGATCCAAAAAGTCGTGTTAATACGTTCGCACATGCCAATTATACAACAGAACTTGATCGCCTTGGTGTATTGCTTTGTATCAATGGTACAGGTATATTGAATGCTTGGGTTAAAAGAAATATCACTCCTAATATTGGTTATAACGAAATGAATGACCTAGCGTTGACAGCCCCTATTGGTAGCGATGGCGTTAAGATTATACCATTTGGAAACGGTGCAGAGAGAGTGCTTGAAAATAAAGAGATAGGATGTTCTGTTCATGGATTAAGTTTCAATAAACATAATCAGTCTCATATTGTTCGTGCTGCACAAGAAGGTATTGTGTTCAGTTTCTGTTATGGTATGGAGGTTATGCAGCACATGGGAATGAATATTAACAAGATTCATGCAGGCAAGGCAAACATGTTCCTTAGCCCTATGTTTAGAGATACACTTGCTGGAGTCAGTGGTGCTACTATCGAGCTATATGATACTGATGGCAGTGTTGGTGCAGCTAAAGGTGCTGGTATGGGTGCTGGTATATATAAAGATAATGTTGAGGCTTTTTCAACATTGAAGAAGCTTGCTGTTATCGAGCCTGATGAAACAAAACGTGATGCATATCTTAATGCTTATGCAGAATGGAAGGAAGAATTGGTTGCATCTATAAATAAATGA
- the xylA gene encoding xylose isomerase gives MMAKEYFPQIGKIPFEGTKSKNPMAFHYYDPEKIVMGKKMKDWLKFAMAWWHTLGGASGDQFGGQTRSYEWDKAADAVQRAKDKADAGFEIMDKLGINYFCFHDVDLVDEGEDIKEYEARMVAVTDYLKEKLAQNPDKHLLWGTANVFSNKRYMNGASTNPDFDVVARAIVQIKNAMDATIKLGGTNYVFWGGREGYMSLLNTDQKREKNHMAQMLTAARDYARSKGFKGTFLIEPKPMEPTKHQYDVDTETVIGFLKAHNLDKDFKVNIEVNHATLAGHTFEHELAVAVDNGMLGSIDANRGDAQNGWDTDQFPIDNYELTQAMLEIIRNGGLGNGGTNFDAKLRRNSTDQEDIFIAHISGMDAMARALENAAAILEESELPKMKKNRYASFDNGIGKDFEDGKLTLEQVYEYGKKVEEPKQTSGKQELYETIVALYAK, from the coding sequence ATTATGGCAAAAGAGTATTTTCCACAAATTGGTAAGATTCCTTTTGAAGGAACAAAAAGTAAAAACCCTATGGCATTTCACTATTATGATCCAGAGAAGATTGTAATGGGTAAGAAAATGAAGGATTGGTTGAAGTTTGCTATGGCTTGGTGGCATACACTAGGTGGAGCAAGTGGTGATCAGTTTGGTGGCCAGACTCGTTCTTATGAATGGGATAAAGCTGCTGACGCTGTACAGCGTGCTAAAGATAAGGCAGATGCTGGTTTCGAGATTATGGACAAGTTGGGTATCAACTATTTCTGCTTCCATGATGTTGATTTGGTAGACGAAGGCGAGGATATTAAAGAGTATGAGGCTCGCATGGTAGCTGTAACAGATTACCTGAAAGAGAAGCTTGCTCAAAATCCTGACAAGCATCTACTTTGGGGTACTGCAAACGTTTTCAGTAACAAGCGTTACATGAACGGTGCTTCTACAAACCCTGATTTTGATGTTGTTGCACGTGCTATCGTACAGATAAAGAATGCCATGGATGCAACTATCAAGTTGGGTGGTACAAATTATGTATTCTGGGGTGGTCGTGAAGGTTATATGAGTCTTCTTAACACAGATCAGAAGCGTGAGAAAAATCATATGGCACAGATGCTTACTGCAGCTCGTGACTACGCTCGTTCTAAAGGATTTAAAGGTACATTCCTTATTGAGCCAAAGCCAATGGAGCCAACAAAGCATCAGTATGATGTAGATACAGAGACTGTTATTGGTTTCTTGAAAGCTCACAATCTTGACAAGGACTTCAAGGTAAATATCGAAGTAAACCATGCAACTCTTGCTGGCCATACTTTTGAGCATGAACTTGCAGTTGCTGTTGACAATGGTATGCTCGGTTCTATCGATGCTAACCGTGGTGATGCTCAGAACGGATGGGATACAGACCAGTTCCCAATAGACAATTATGAGTTGACACAGGCTATGTTGGAGATTATCCGTAATGGTGGTCTTGGCAATGGTGGTACAAACTTCGATGCTAAACTTCGTCGTAACTCAACTGATCAAGAGGATATCTTTATTGCTCACATCAGTGGCATGGATGCTATGGCTCGTGCTTTGGAGAATGCAGCAGCAATCTTGGAGGAGAGCGAACTTCCTAAGATGAAGAAGAATCGTTATGCTAGTTTTGATAATGGTATTGGCAAAGACTTCGAAGATGGTAAACTCACTCTTGAGCAGGTTTACGAATATGGTAAGAAGGTTGAAGAGCCAAAGCAGACTTCTGGCAAACAGGAACTCTATGAAACAATTGTTGCTTTGTATGCTAAATAA